The stretch of DNA CGAGGGATCTACTCGACAGGTCTGGTGGTCGGCGAGCCGAGCGGCTGCCTGACGCCGCCCGCCGACCACCCGCGGTTCATTCCGCCCCCTCTCCCCTCGGAGCTTGCGGCTGTACCGGCGGCGCCACCACGCGCAGCGCGCCGCGCGCCAGGCGGTACTCGAAGGGGCTGGGCATCCGGCACGTCTCGCCGTCCAGGGCCAGGTAGCCCAGCGGCTTCGGCATGTGCACGGTGCAGCGCTCCACCATGAAGCTGTCGACGCGATGGCTGCGCGCCACCTCGTCCAGCCCGCGCGCGACCGCCTTCAGCGCCAGCGCCACGAGCCGGGCCTTCCCCTCCACCGCGATCAGGTGCAGCCCCTCGCGCCCGCCCTCGGCCCTGCCGCCGAAGCTGGGGAAGCGCAGCTCCCGCTCGCCGACGCCCACGAAGACCACCGCCGTGCGGTAGCGCCGCGTCCTTCCCTCCGCCTCCACCTCCACGTCGAAGGTGCGCAGCCGCAGGTAGACGGCGGCCGCCGCGGCCAGGCTCGCCGCGCGGTAGGGGAGGAAGCGCTCCAGCCGCTCGCGCCTGCGCACGAAGCCCACGTAGGCGCCCACCGAGCTGGTGTTGAGGAACACGCGCCCGCACACCGTCCCCACGTCCACCGCGCGCGCCGTCCCGGCGGCCGCCAGCTCCAGCGCCTCGTCCGCCGAGAGGGGGATGCCGTGCCCGCGCGCGAAGTGGTTGAGCGTCCCCGCCGGGAGCACCGCCAGCTCCACCCCGCTCCCCAGCACCCGCGCCGCCGCCGCGGCCACCGTCCCGTCGCCGCCCGCCACCAGCACCCGCCGCGCCCCGCGCGCCACCTCCGCGGCCACCGCCCCGCCCAGCTCCCCCGGCTCCACCTCGCGCGGCGCGAAGCGCGCGTCCCCCGCCAGCGCCTCCGCCGCCGCGCGCGCGTTCCCGCCGCCCGGGTTCACGAAGGCGGGGATCGGCTCCGGACCGGTGGGCGTAGGCATGGCGCGGCGGCTCGGGGATGGAGAGAAAGACGGAGGTGCGCAGCGCGCGAAGCGCGCGGGCGCAGCCCGCCAGTCCGCGCAGGCGGACTTCGTGCCGTTGTTGCAGCGGTTTCGACCGCCCGGGCCGGCCGCAGCCCCGCGGAGGGTCCTCGGCCTCTTCACACCGTCATCGTGAACACCGCCAGCTCCGGCACCGAGCCGAGG from Longimicrobium sp. encodes:
- a CDS encoding diacylglycerol kinase family protein — its product is MPTPTGPEPIPAFVNPGGGNARAAAEALAGDARFAPREVEPGELGGAVAAEVARGARRVLVAGGDGTVAAAAARVLGSGVELAVLPAGTLNHFARGHGIPLSADEALELAAAGTARAVDVGTVCGRVFLNTSSVGAYVGFVRRRERLERFLPYRAASLAAAAAVYLRLRTFDVEVEAEGRTRRYRTAVVFVGVGERELRFPSFGGRAEGGREGLHLIAVEGKARLVALALKAVARGLDEVARSHRVDSFMVERCTVHMPKPLGYLALDGETCRMPSPFEYRLARGALRVVAPPVQPQAPRGEGAE